From Rhopalosiphum padi isolate XX-2018 chromosome 2, ASM2088224v1, whole genome shotgun sequence:
cagtaatattataaaggcgcctctataaagttattaaatgcttgcaataattaataatatagaatatttttttttttttttagctacttCATGGTCTTTTAAATTTAGTCGTGCATTAATAGGAAAtcacacatttataattattttttactttcacACAAATAACATAGACCATAGTGCACATATTGAACTAAAAATATGAGAAAGAGCATCAGTAGTCTTTTTTAATCTTTAAGTCATAAATATAACTGCTCTCGGTACTTCACTTGTTGTAACTACATGGTTAAGAATACTTAttgtggtataatatataaatctgtTATGAAACAAAGCTTAAgtgttataaattttcaaaacaattatgactacaatttaaaaaaaaataatttaactacttaaatataaaaatattctgtcAACAAAACCAGGTCATATTAATAGACTAATATTGTTTCTATAATAGcacaattataatgtaataaaaattagtggAGTACAGAAAGCAGTTTTACTATGCTACAAAAACATGCATGTAAGATAGTAACAATCACTTTCACTATTGCATCTTCAAtctcttaaaattatgtaacacTCATACTTGttgttaacattttacataTGCATAACACAGTCAAAattatgtatgaaataatagatacctacaatattgttatttttaattttggagtAAAAACTTCTgttttctcaaaaatattaatacattaaaagatATTgacattttctatatttttttagtagatCACTTTACTCTAatgttaagaataatattactttaaataaatatgacaatGCTATAATCATACAAATGTAAATTAGAAACAACAAATATGACATGTaaaacattataagttataatagcaAAGTACTgtttctaaatttataataagtaattaaaaaacttatccatagaaaatattttccagttctaattactttatattatactaacacatccaaatattaatcattatgttGTACTTtggttttagaataaaaattgttgttattttaaaaatgtcatatgtgagaggtaaattaattaaatattggtatgatttttaaaacatgaaattataatcaataaaatactactaaaatagtttaatacttaGTGTTACTACAGTTTGTTACAAAAACATCAAACAAAACTGTACtattcgttaaaaaataaaaataaaacatacatttgtAGCTTGTTGCCTTTTGTCTTTATCATCTTGATCATCATCAGTCAAAAACTCTCTTTTGGGATATGGTATTGGACACCCAGCAAAGACACTAAAAAATGTGgaattgtattacaattttaattaattttcataaaaataaatacttactcTGAGGTAGGTGTAGGATCTTCTTGAAAATATGAATCTTGTTTAGCCTGTTCTGAAGTAATTCTTTTGTTAGGATCCATcagtaataatttttgtaactaaaacaaaatagatatattgaaacattattttaattggtaATGATGAagcttttaatgtattttattttattactaaatgaAATGCTTTGCTATCTGGTTTGATTTTATGCCGGTCCATATATTTCACCAGAGAACAATTTGAATagctaaaataattgaaaataataaattaatttatataacttagaattattgtatttaaatatcacaatattttatttgaaattaataatctcTATACTTACTTTGATCGTTTGAAATCTTTCATTAAAGTTTGATGTTCGGGCATCTTTTTTATGTCTTCCCAATCTTTCTCTTGAGGAAAGCccattacattaaatattctaaaacatagatatactactattatagtaatatacagaAATTCTATAATATGATTGATTCTAATAATTAAGACATCattaaaaactttcaaaaataatttattaataattatatattttttattattttattaattaaatgctgTAAATTTCAGATGGCATTTTCCACCCCAATATCAATAACtaacagtaaatataaaatataaataataaattataaaaatgtaattatgaatGTTTAAAAATCAGTAAATGAACCAATATgttcaaatgtattaaaaataagtacttaattaatgttaatttctttaaaattgaaatatacaaatttCTTTACAAATATTCATTTGTATTACGTATAATGTGTTCAATCACATTACTGAACTTGACTTTATAAATAAGCGTGATTTAACTTTAACTTACCTATCTAATTGATCATGGTGGTAAGGATTACTTGTTTTAATATCTTCTTGGCGACAATGAAAAATGGGCTCAGATGTTAATAATTCAGCAAATATACAGCCAATCGCccaaatatctaaatttaatttaatatataaaattattagtagtaatacactatgattaataaaacaaagattgtattttaatattgatagtaAACTTCTTGATTTTAAtgtcaataacaaataattatttcaaatatttaattaatataaaatgattttaaaaataatgattattggcttatttgtttaataatctttgtaaaaaaaaagccttcaaacttgtaataataaaaaaaaagattttttgcagaaatatgttaatttaaaataaatatataacatgctAGTTGcttattttatggtttatattgtttataatatagttaccaaTAGCTTTAGTGTAATGTCTTGCACCTAATAAAAGTTCAGGAGCTCGATACCAAAAAGTAACTACAACTGGATCAAGATCAGCAAGTGGTTTTAATGGAGCATTAAAAAGTCGAGCAAACCCCATGTCAGCTATTTTTACACGTCCTCTTTCGGGGCCTTCGcccattactaaaatattagctggtttctaaaaattgaaaaaattattattaagttattaaaatagttataaatatatttaccaaatCTCTATGTAAAACCCAATTAGAATGTAAATAGTGTATTCCGTCAAGGATTTGAAACAGTAAAGATTTAACCATTCCTTTGGGAACCATTACCGGTTTTTTATTTGCTTTTGCTGCTCTATGAAACttaataatatgctaaaaaaaaatagaatgttattttattaacttttaattaattgaaactattaaaaattacaaaataatatttatatatttaaaaatatatataatttataatcattaatatctgtaaaaataaatgtttttaaaaaaatgctatatataatatgtatgtttaatgtttgtattaaaagaatataaatattaaatttctattaatttataatattttacagttatgttttattttattgagttatttgtaaaatgttttcttaTATATTGAGGATAATggttgtataaaaaatagttacattaattatgattttttttttttaataaaaatttaactataaaaaatgtaatgttttacaTGTTTTATTGACTTTGTTATTTAGTGTTAGTTCATAAACTAAccatattacttaatttatttagttttttataattatcatttattcagTTTAAAACATAACCATGTTGCTCAAGTactcaaaaaaatgtaaatttatgcttaaaaaaaaataacaaaatatattagaccttttatactattataattgattttaaggaatataaattatatattttatatttactatttatcaaTCACTGCTATTATTAGCCACTTATCATATACAattagaaacaataaaaatttaaacacaaattaattttataataatttgtgtgaaatatacttaacaaataataataataatatagcttataACTTTTTCATACTattctattattgtaataattcttACCCAAAGATCGTGTTCTGCATAATCAAAGAGCAGCCAAACCTTTCTATCATTATGTGACAAAAATACTCTTATTAGATTTATCACATTTGGATGCTTCAATTCACgtaacaactaaaataaaaactataattgattatttaaattacaacaaatcagtaaataaaatttaaatacaaacagcAATTTCACGACATGCTGACATTGATAATCCAGTGCCTTCAATTTGTTTCAAAGCAAAGTCTTTACTGTTGTCCCTAAAAAAGTTAGCATATACAATAACTTTTTAAGATAatctgattaaaaaattaatgggcaattaaaattttcagagctacaaaatacaaatatttatcatatattgaGTAGACCACCaatcaaatgttatttattattaaacaaataaaatgtatatactataccacaccattattctttaatattttaatatgaatagtcAATAATGTAATTACTATTTGTTATCAAGGCAAGACAAATGTTAACACTAAATTcacaaacaatttattactgaaatatatgtattgttatttctgttattttgtgatcatttagtattaaaataataaatcaaaatgttataagttataacctaaaacttaataaatgtcaatagtggtttaaaataaataaacaaatacaaaccaaatcaataatcatataagTATTTGGTAAGCTTTAATTaggtgtttaatattaataatcaaaacaaaaaatatttatcaaggtTCTGTGATGATAGTAcctttcataattataaaattatgttccaatcatattattgtttattcaaaatttacatTATGTTACGTACCCATCTTTTCTTCTGGCCTTATATACATGACCATATGTACCTCTTCCAACTTTACACCCTTCATAGTCAAACAGCTCTTCCACTTTAGCTCTTTCATTGCCCGTCTTAATTTTGAACTCGTAATCCATTGAATTAAAATCTTACAATGAACCAAAACACAATGTTTATGATAAGACACATGAATTATTTAGCTGTTGACctataacataaacattaagTAGTGCTTTtaactacatattaatattatattcaagacATAcagttcatttttttgtttttataatttttttttcaatagttattaaacCATACACACCTATACAGAACGCCCATAGTTGTGGCAATGATTAACTAATCGGCGGAAAGAACGCACTATCGAGTTTCAATTCAATAAACAATAGGTCAGacaacaatgtatttttaagacagttttcaattaaaaatgatcacaatataaataacccaatagatagataaattataaatgatgaaTTTTCTCTTTTAAATTTGACCACTTTTAACAACACTGAAACGTAAACAAACTGTATACTGATAACAGAGGCCGGATCGGTATAGCCAACGTTaggagataataataatatcatagggTAAAGACAACATGTATCTCATCTATACATAAATgcttaaatatagtttaatatattatttaaacagtgGGTTTATgaaagaaatagaaaaatatataagtccacaaatatattagataatatatctaaatttattCGTGTATGAGAGTTtgagactatataatataacatttatatattttcatatagtcTATTGTTGTAGTCGTCGTACTAATAATATTCAGATTTCAgagaataactaaaattgtaattaccTACCTGGCTACCTactcttttaatttaaatatcagatTTCGTCAACATTTGAATATGAAATGTCCacaacatatattaaatttatttaataaattattattattattaatatttactattattattattaatgtatttatttatttatctgttctatgaaatgtctataaaaaaaaaatattatttaataattttagattgtaTTAGAGAAGAATAAgcttgtataaaattaaaccttttgttaattattttgtaattatctaattaaaatatgattttaatgttttaaattactaaaaaatattaaaaatctttattacGTGTGAAtgctaaatatattgtataggtgaATTACGATGTCATcacaatataaaattcaaatgctcataaaaaattattgtggaTTTagatacaaacatatttttaattcaagtaaataatgataacattttatgaGGGATCATatagatacctaatattatattttcaagctttttgaccTGCAAGCATACATTTCttaattgacatttaaatagataaaaatcgaaataaagcttaaaaaatataaataatttcattaccattgcattttgttaaaaactgttaaaaaattttattgatgTGTGATGCTCTGCTAGTGATcctaatattaagttatatacttatagtaggtagagtattttgaataatttagacAATGTTTATcagttgaaataaaatagttatttattaaataaaaaaaaatacaagtttgaGCTTAAGAggacccgcatgtgttgtctctgtcttactaacatacatcataacaaattttcgttcagcagaattacctatattttgagatgttagctttaataatagagtaaatttaccgattatcaaatttaaaggtaagaatattatctagacattaacatatgattttattgatattatcattttaaggtgagttatgaacattttaaagttgtaatatttcacatagctgtaactcactttaaaataataatatcattaaaagcatatgtcattgtctagataatattcttacctttaaatttgataataggtaaatttacctATGGCCCAGTGGCCCCGGAACACATTTTATCCAGCCCACAGACAAAGAATAcctaaataacacatattacaacagcattatatgtgttattattgtaaattaatatttttgttaaatattattggcttttaaataatgtaaatatgtacttagaatttttatggcccgtgaaaaattttcaaattcctaatgtggcccttcaaaaatattaattggtgacccCTGGTGGTAAGTGGACATTTTCCCCCTGGCTATTTTCAGTATAGTAGGACATTTTCCTCCCCGTAAATTTTTTGATACAAGATTAGCTAGtgctagaatattatatatatatatatggtgaccagatataaaattttttttaaaagtaccttttttttggtaaaaatatcatgtgtaaaatttgaataaataataagtacaaaacTTTGTCAATATTTAGGAAACATATTAAcagataacaaattaaattaactatgctACCAACCATATTAGATTACATTAGctcaaaccataaaatataaatttataccaaattataaaaatcataaacatgtattagcccataatatttaaaaaaaaagtacaatctTTTGTACTAAACACTATTGTTAAGGACACTGGGACATTTATCAAAAAAGAGTACTGTCATACGAAAAATAGTACCTCTGGTCaccataattatatagtataatattcaatattataatgtttgtgaATTGTTGCAACaactaataatgtaatattatttctgaGAATTCTAAATCTATAAATAgtgtaatatacctacatattgtaTAAGCAAAACAATTGTAATGATCAATAGCTTGAATTTAGCTATTgctagttaaattttaaattttaaattaattaaattaatttagctgATTGTAATAAGTCAATAGCTTGGAAGGGTGTCATCATTAGTCTTATTGTATAcactgtgtataatgtatataatacacattcacacattataatagtcatctgtaaataataatgttatatccttaacacaaaataaaactgTACTATCCACTAGGACCATAACCATTGACCAGAGCCGTGTGTAATAGGGGGTAAGGGGGCAACTGCCCCTGGCGTCATAATTTTCATATGTTAAGAACGGTGTCAACTATTTTTAGTACCAATAaccattatttagaaaatttatttttcctcTGGCAATTGGCATTTTAATCCGTTGCTGACATTGACCATCTGCTGAATCCCTACAACTTCACTCTCCCTGATCTAGTGGTGATCATATGTAACAAGTggtggtatattattaaatttggtgatatatatatgatgaattatatatacaagTGATAaactatatatgaataaaaataacaaacattatattatgcattcacCCTATTCtggtattaataaatacaataaataaataactaatactgAAATACAGATAACtactataagtattaagttagtactatttattttattacactcaaatactatgtaaatgtgtaaaggtagatatttataataattaattaagtaaaatattactttttaatctaTTCTTTATCCATATCTCCTAATTTTTCAGATTTTccatcaaaacatttttcaggATTGGGAAATTCTAATTGAACAGTCACTGGTCCATCATTCACTATTTCAACTTCCATCATTTCCCCGAATGCTccatctaaaatgtattaatattattataatcagggCTCTAGAACAAACCTTAGTGAGgtataaatttttttcagataattaaGAAgctaaatacaaattgtatgttgcatatttttacatatttcaaagTATAAGTGCTATTTTGCTAacattatttttgcatatttattatttttttttttcaattccgtagtcttaaaacattttttcttaataacaACATGTATGATTCATTCAATTGTCGtaattatagttgtattaattatttatattagtaattaattcatgttaattatttttcttattatatatattatataatattattagaagaaattatgtataactatacGGGTTCAGGCAATGCGCAACATAGCGAGAGTGTACTCCCGAAACTTGGTAAttcgattgttttttttttttttataataaaagcttgataattttctttatactaCGGTTTTTTTTCGCatcatttagtat
This genomic window contains:
- the LOC132921060 gene encoding cyclin-dependent kinase 8 isoform X3, whose protein sequence is MDYEFKIKTGNERAKVEELFDYEGCKVGRGTYGHVYKARRKDGDNSKDFALKQIEGTGLSMSACREIALLRELKHPNVINLIRVFLSHNDRKVWLLFDYAEHDLWHIIKFHRAAKANKKPVMVPKGMVKSLLFQILDGIHYLHSNWVLHRDLKPANILVMGEGPERGRVKIADMGFARLFNAPLKPLADLDPVVVTFWYRAPELLLGARHYTKAIDIWAIGCIFAELLTSEPIFHCRQEDIKTSNPYHHDQLDRIFNVMGFPQEKDWEDIKKMPEHQTLMKDFKRSNYSNCSLVKYMDRHKIKPDSKAFHLLQKLLLMDPNKRITSEQAKQDSYFQEDPTPTSDVFAGCPIPYPKREFLTDDDQDDKDKRQQATNGAHSDQSGSHHSHQQQHAANQKRMRMNGLGQHPSVNPGTVMPPNVQQQQQQQQQQQQQQQVQQQQQQQQQQQQQQQQQQQQQQVQQQQQQVQQQQQVQQQQVQQQQSQHPQQQQQQPQHPQQQQQQPQHPQQQQPQQQHQQDFHHVPQHQQMMYSQVNPNGPGPNYSQRF
- the LOC132921060 gene encoding cyclin-dependent kinase 8 isoform X2, which produces MDYEFKIKTGNERAKVEELFDYEGCKVGRGTYGHVYKARRKDGKDFALKQIEGTGLSMSACREIALLRELKHPNVINLIRVFLSHNDRKVWLLFDYAEHDLWHIIKFHRAAKANKKPVMVPKGMVKSLLFQILDGIHYLHSNWVLHRDLKPANILVMGEGPERGRVKIADMGFARLFNAPLKPLADLDPVVVTFWYRAPELLLGARHYTKAIDIWAIGCIFAELLTSEPIFHCRQEDIKTSNPYHHDQLDRIFNVMGFPQEKDWEDIKKMPEHQTLMKDFKRSNYSNCSLVKYMDRHKIKPDSKAFHLLQKLLLMDPNKRITSEQAKQDSYFQEDPTPTSDVFAGCPIPYPKREFLTDDDQDDKDKRQQATNIFAYDRGRYLIDSSNTRIYNKNNSITSRFDSISITQDHRNSLTNNAYVNSLHDWHGLNHTTLEGAHSDQSGSHHSHQQQHAANQKRMRMNGLGQHPSVNPGTVMPPNVQQQQQQQQQQQQQQQVQQQQQQQQQQQQQQQQQQQQQQVQQQQQQVQQQQQVQQQQVQQQQSQHPQQQQQQPQHPQQQQQQPQHPQQQQPQQQHQQDFHHVPQHQQMMYSQVNPNGPGPNYSQRF
- the LOC132921060 gene encoding cyclin-dependent kinase 8 isoform X1; the protein is MDYEFKIKTGNERAKVEELFDYEGCKVGRGTYGHVYKARRKDGDNSKDFALKQIEGTGLSMSACREIALLRELKHPNVINLIRVFLSHNDRKVWLLFDYAEHDLWHIIKFHRAAKANKKPVMVPKGMVKSLLFQILDGIHYLHSNWVLHRDLKPANILVMGEGPERGRVKIADMGFARLFNAPLKPLADLDPVVVTFWYRAPELLLGARHYTKAIDIWAIGCIFAELLTSEPIFHCRQEDIKTSNPYHHDQLDRIFNVMGFPQEKDWEDIKKMPEHQTLMKDFKRSNYSNCSLVKYMDRHKIKPDSKAFHLLQKLLLMDPNKRITSEQAKQDSYFQEDPTPTSDVFAGCPIPYPKREFLTDDDQDDKDKRQQATNIFAYDRGRYLIDSSNTRIYNKNNSITSRFDSISITQDHRNSLTNNAYVNSLHDWHGLNHTTLEGAHSDQSGSHHSHQQQHAANQKRMRMNGLGQHPSVNPGTVMPPNVQQQQQQQQQQQQQQQVQQQQQQQQQQQQQQQQQQQQQQVQQQQQQVQQQQQVQQQQVQQQQSQHPQQQQQQPQHPQQQQQQPQHPQQQQPQQQHQQDFHHVPQHQQMMYSQVNPNGPGPNYSQRF